AGCCTGAATTCATCAGCATCAGAAGTTATATACAAAAAGCCTGTAGAGCAATCTTCAACACCAGCCCACACAGTCCAACTGTAAACATTAATCCCCACTGATACCTGAATCCCACGAGAAAGAGCATAACTGTTACTCGAATCAGAGCTAAGGTCTTGAGGGAACTTACAAGAAAGCCTCTCTAGCAATTTAGATGCTATTTTCCAGGCATCTTCGGCTGTTACAAAAACCACAAAATCCAACAGGCCACTCCACTGAATCTATTAGCCAATCTCTCAGCTCAACTGAATTCAGCTTTAATTTTAAATGCTCAAGAGCGGGAATTGGCGGACGAGATAGCTTCGTCCTTCTTATTTTCCCCTCGGTTCGATTCAGAGAAAAAATTGCTACTTGAGAATTTCTCTTAGTCGGTTTACCGTATTGTTCACCTAATAATTTCTTTCTTCTTCTAGCTTCACCCATTAATTACAGATAACCTCTTTATTTCTACTAACTCACTGACCATCTCTAGTTTAACCATCTCACCATCAATCGCTTCTACTGTAAACGGGCTAGCCCAACTCCAATGTCCTGGGCAATCATCTACCATCACGAGATCCCCTACTGTGATGGCAAGCTGATTATTCTCCACCTCATACTCTGTATTGGTTCGGGTTTTCAATTGCCTTATCTGTGACGGCATTTCTAAAACTTCTT
This genomic window from Coleofasciculaceae cyanobacterium contains:
- a CDS encoding DUF2839 family protein produces the protein MGEARRRKKLLGEQYGKPTKRNSQVAIFSLNRTEGKIRRTKLSRPPIPALEHLKLKLNSVELRDWLIDSVEWPVGFCGFCNSRRCLENSI